From the genome of Candidatus Poribacteria bacterium, one region includes:
- the rpsC gene encoding 30S ribosomal protein S3 encodes MGQKTHPRGLRLGIIETWDSKWYSERNYAKWLHEDFKIQKFVKEQLARAGISRVEVERVADRCSINIHTARPGIVIGRRGAEAEKLQALLEKEVGCPVRINVSEIREPELDAQLVSEDVATQIERRAGFKQAMRRKISGSIQAGALGVKIMVSGRLDGKEIARAESSIEGRVPLHTLRANVDYGFTEANTTYGKIGVKTWIFKGEIIGVPDNLKGEPSVRRQSGRREDTGSQRSDRRRGDRRSGSRQSGEQGRGRGRRRPRRSGGDSRSDS; translated from the coding sequence GTGGGACAAAAAACTCACCCGCGTGGCTTACGCTTAGGAATCATTGAGACGTGGGATTCAAAGTGGTACAGCGAGCGGAATTATGCCAAATGGCTCCATGAAGATTTTAAAATTCAGAAATTCGTCAAAGAACAACTTGCGCGTGCTGGTATTTCGCGTGTTGAAGTGGAACGCGTGGCGGACCGTTGCAGTATTAACATCCATACAGCACGTCCGGGTATTGTAATTGGGCGTCGCGGTGCGGAAGCTGAAAAACTACAAGCGCTGCTCGAAAAAGAGGTCGGTTGTCCTGTACGGATTAATGTCTCAGAGATTAGAGAACCAGAACTCGATGCCCAACTCGTATCAGAAGATGTCGCGACACAAATAGAGCGTCGTGCGGGTTTTAAACAAGCGATGCGACGAAAAATCTCTGGTTCCATACAAGCTGGGGCATTGGGTGTCAAGATCATGGTGAGTGGTAGACTGGACGGCAAGGAAATCGCCCGTGCCGAATCCAGCATCGAGGGACGCGTTCCTCTTCACACCCTCAGAGCGAATGTTGACTACGGTTTTACGGAAGCGAATACAACGTATGGTAAAATCGGGGTCAAGACGTGGATCTTCAAAGGCGAAATTATCGGTGTCCCGGATAACTTGAAGGGAGAACCGTCCGTCCGTCGTCAATCTGGACGCCGTGAAGACACAGGTTCGCAGCGCTCCGATCGCCGACGCGGCGATAGACGCTCTGGCTCCCGTCAATCCGGGGAACAGGGTAGAGGAAGAGGTCGGCGCCGACCGCGTCGAAGCGGCGGCGATTCCCGAAGCGATTCATAA
- the rplP gene encoding 50S ribosomal protein L16: MLMPKRVMRRYVHRGKRRGKPLRGSQINFGEYGLQAMEAGWITSNQIESARVAITRYVRRGGKLWIKIFPHKPLSKQPAETRMGKGKKGPPEHWVAVVKPGRVLYELSGVSLEDAKGAMERAAHKLPIKTKFVARNE; this comes from the coding sequence GTGTTAATGCCGAAACGCGTGATGCGCCGCTATGTGCATCGTGGAAAACGCCGTGGGAAGCCACTCCGGGGTTCACAGATTAACTTCGGCGAATACGGCTTACAAGCGATGGAAGCTGGCTGGATTACCAGCAACCAAATTGAGTCGGCACGTGTTGCTATCACGCGATATGTACGCCGTGGTGGAAAACTGTGGATCAAAATTTTCCCACATAAACCACTCAGTAAACAACCTGCTGAAACGCGCATGGGTAAGGGTAAGAAAGGTCCGCCTGAACACTGGGTCGCTGTCGTTAAACCCGGCAGAGTTCTCTATGAACTCAGTGGCGTTTCGCTTGAAGATGCAAAAGGGGCGATGGAACGAGCCGCCCACAAATTGCCAATCAAAACCAAGTTCGTTGCACGGAATGAGTAA
- the rpmC gene encoding 50S ribosomal protein L29, translating into MKADELRGKTTEELEGELKTLKENLFNQRFRSILGQQEDTTTIGKIRKDIARVKTFLRLRSE; encoded by the coding sequence GTGAAAGCGGATGAACTACGAGGAAAAACGACTGAAGAATTGGAAGGTGAATTGAAAACTCTTAAAGAGAATCTGTTCAACCAGAGATTCCGAAGTATTTTAGGACAACAAGAGGATACAACAACTATCGGTAAGATTCGGAAGGACATCGCACGCGTGAAAACCTTCCTACGGCTCCGATCAGAGTAG
- the rpsQ gene encoding 30S ribosomal protein S17, whose protein sequence is MSEERRRHRKFRTGLVTSNSMDKTVTVSIVRRFQHPLYKKVVRKTKKILAHDEQNNCNVGDVVQVVETRPRSRHKRWRVQSVVSAGQTAND, encoded by the coding sequence TTGAGCGAGGAAAGACGTAGACATCGCAAATTTCGGACAGGTCTTGTTACCAGTAACAGTATGGATAAAACTGTCACAGTGTCGATTGTTCGGCGCTTTCAACATCCGCTTTACAAAAAGGTCGTCCGGAAAACGAAAAAGATTCTGGCTCACGATGAACAGAACAATTGTAACGTCGGTGACGTGGTGCAGGTTGTCGAAACCCGGCCGCGGAGTCGTCATAAACGGTGGCGTGTCCAATCGGTAGTAAGCGCAGGACAGACCGCCAACGATTAA
- the rplN gene encoding 50S ribosomal protein L14 encodes MVQSYTRLTCADNTGARKLMCISVLGGTRRRYARVGDVIVASIKEATPNTQVKAGEVVRAVVVRTTKEYRRADGSYIKFDQNAAVLIDPQNQPRGTRIFGPVARELREKAFTRIVSLAPEVI; translated from the coding sequence ATGGTTCAATCATATACTCGATTAACCTGTGCTGATAATACCGGCGCAAGGAAGTTAATGTGCATTAGTGTGCTTGGAGGGACCCGTCGACGCTACGCGCGCGTAGGCGACGTGATTGTAGCAAGCATCAAAGAAGCGACCCCCAATACGCAGGTAAAAGCCGGTGAAGTTGTTCGGGCAGTTGTCGTCCGCACGACGAAAGAATATCGACGCGCAGACGGTTCCTATATTAAATTCGATCAGAACGCTGCAGTTCTGATTGATCCGCAGAACCAACCCCGTGGTACTCGAATTTTTGGACCCGTCGCACGCGAACTCAGAGAAAAGGCGTTCACCCGAATTGTCTCGCTTGCACCCGAGGTTATTTAG
- a CDS encoding 50S ribosomal protein L24, with protein sequence MAQRKLHIKKDDTVLVLSGQDRGKQGVVLEVFPKKQRAIVEGVHIVVRHLRPNQAGQGGIVEREGTIHVSNLKKIDG encoded by the coding sequence GTGGCACAGCGAAAACTACATATCAAAAAAGACGACACAGTCTTAGTCCTCAGTGGACAAGATCGCGGTAAACAAGGTGTCGTTTTAGAGGTGTTCCCGAAGAAACAACGAGCAATCGTTGAAGGTGTTCATATAGTTGTCCGTCACCTCCGTCCAAATCAGGCAGGACAAGGCGGTATCGTTGAACGCGAAGGCACGATTCACGTTTCTAACCTGAAAAAGATTGATGGTTAA
- the rplE gene encoding 50S ribosomal protein L5, whose translation MSPFKEFYQTEVVPALQQHFNYENVMQIPKVDKITLNIGVGIAVQNPSALEDAVEELTLIAGQRAVITRAKKSISAFKIRGPSKLGRTPGMAIGCKVTLRQERMYEFLNRLINIVLPQIRDFRGISADAFDGRGNYSLGLTEQLIFPEIDYDNVNDIRGLNVTIVTTAPTDEEGHELLSLLGMPFRK comes from the coding sequence ATGAGCCCATTTAAAGAATTTTACCAAACAGAAGTGGTGCCTGCATTGCAACAGCATTTTAATTATGAGAATGTGATGCAGATTCCGAAAGTGGACAAAATTACACTGAATATCGGTGTGGGTATAGCAGTTCAGAATCCAAGCGCATTGGAAGATGCCGTAGAAGAACTGACACTTATTGCGGGGCAACGCGCGGTGATCACCCGTGCGAAAAAATCTATCTCTGCGTTCAAAATCAGAGGTCCGTCAAAGTTAGGGCGCACCCCCGGCATGGCGATCGGATGTAAGGTTACATTGCGACAGGAAAGAATGTATGAATTTCTCAATCGCTTAATCAACATCGTGCTGCCCCAAATTCGGGACTTCCGCGGTATATCAGCCGATGCTTTTGACGGTCGCGGCAACTATTCTCTGGGGCTCACGGAACAGTTAATCTTTCCGGAAATCGATTACGACAACGTTAACGATATTCGCGGACTGAATGTAACCATTGTTACAACCGCCCCCACTGACGAAGAAGGTCACGAGTTGCTAAGTCTTTTAGGCATGCCTTTCCGAAAATAG
- a CDS encoding type Z 30S ribosomal protein S14, producing the protein MASKSWIAKQKRTPRFRTREYSRCKSCGRSRGYLRKFELCRICFRLFARAGKIPGVRKASW; encoded by the coding sequence TTGGCAAGTAAATCATGGATTGCCAAACAGAAAAGGACCCCGCGGTTCCGAACCCGAGAATATAGTCGTTGTAAAAGTTGCGGGAGATCGCGTGGGTATCTTCGCAAGTTTGAGTTGTGTCGTATCTGTTTCCGACTCTTTGCCCGCGCCGGTAAAATACCCGGTGTGCGAAAGGCGAGTTGGTAA
- the rpsH gene encoding 30S ribosomal protein S8 has protein sequence MSMTDPIADMLTRIRNANMAGHERVEIPSSKVKSEIARILSEEGFVRNYRLIEDEKQGILRIYLKYGNTKKEKVITNLRRISKPGRRVYAKSDNLPQVFGGLGVAILSTSSGLKTTPQCRQDKVGGEVLCYVW, from the coding sequence ATGTCGATGACCGATCCGATTGCTGATATGCTAACACGTATCCGCAATGCCAATATGGCAGGACATGAACGCGTCGAAATCCCCTCTTCAAAAGTTAAATCTGAGATCGCACGCATCCTGTCAGAAGAAGGTTTCGTCAGAAATTATCGTTTAATCGAAGATGAGAAACAGGGAATTTTAAGAATTTACTTGAAATACGGAAACACGAAAAAAGAGAAGGTCATCACAAACCTAAGACGTATCAGCAAACCGGGCAGAAGGGTTTACGCCAAATCCGATAATTTGCCACAGGTTTTCGGAGGACTCGGAGTCGCCATTTTGTCAACATCCAGTGGACTCAAAACGACCCCACAATGCCGACAGGATAAAGTCGGGGGCGAAGTTCTCTGTTACGTCTGGTAA
- the rplF gene encoding 50S ribosomal protein L6 produces MSRIGLTPIPVPDKVQIALNNSDVQVDGPKGSLNWKLPEGINVTVEENVLSVERKSELKQHKALHGLARSLIANMVTGVSEGFEKKLRVVGTGYRAEVNRESNLVLDVGYSHSVTYSPPDGITLSVEPTETIDGQIHTPITVSGIDKQLVGQVAASIRQIKKPEIYKPCKGIRYDGERVRDKEGKAAAG; encoded by the coding sequence ATGTCACGTATTGGACTAACACCGATTCCAGTGCCCGACAAGGTGCAAATCGCTTTAAACAACAGTGACGTGCAGGTAGACGGACCGAAAGGAAGTCTCAATTGGAAGCTTCCCGAAGGAATCAATGTGACGGTTGAAGAAAACGTTCTAAGCGTCGAAAGAAAGAGTGAACTCAAACAGCACAAAGCCCTGCACGGATTGGCACGTAGCCTTATTGCCAATATGGTTACCGGCGTTTCAGAGGGCTTTGAGAAAAAACTACGAGTCGTCGGTACGGGTTATCGCGCGGAGGTCAATCGCGAGAGCAATTTGGTTCTTGATGTTGGCTATTCGCATTCCGTTACCTACTCCCCGCCTGACGGAATAACACTGAGCGTTGAACCCACTGAAACAATAGATGGACAGATACATACACCTATCACCGTCAGTGGCATCGACAAACAGTTAGTTGGACAAGTGGCAGCCTCTATTCGTCAAATCAAGAAACCGGAGATTTATAAGCCTTGTAAAGGCATCCGGTACGATGGCGAACGCGTCCGAGATAAAGAAGGAAAAGCGGCTGCTGGGTAA
- the rplR gene encoding 50S ribosomal protein L18, with amino-acid sequence MSHLRRRKRVRQKISGTGDRPRLSVFRSSKHIYAQLINDELGVTVAEASTLSPELKEHLSNGGNVKAAGSVGALIAQKAKQQEIEVVVFDRGGHLYHGRIKALAEAAKAEGLKF; translated from the coding sequence ATGAGCCATTTACGACGCCGCAAGCGAGTCCGCCAAAAAATTAGCGGCACCGGGGATAGACCGAGACTCTCTGTTTTTCGAAGTTCAAAACATATCTATGCGCAGCTCATTAATGATGAACTTGGTGTGACGGTTGCCGAAGCCTCCACGTTATCTCCGGAACTGAAAGAGCACCTCTCAAACGGTGGCAATGTCAAGGCAGCGGGGAGCGTCGGTGCGCTTATCGCGCAAAAAGCCAAGCAGCAGGAGATTGAGGTAGTTGTCTTTGACCGGGGCGGACATCTCTACCATGGGCGCATAAAAGCGCTTGCTGAAGCTGCGAAAGCGGAAGGATTAAAGTTCTAA
- the rpsE gene encoding 30S ribosomal protein S5, with amino-acid sequence MKDKINPDEHEFEERMITINRVMRVGKGRRTPSFNSLTVVGNRDGIVGIGFGSASEVAGALRKSFADARKNLIRVPITNGTLPHEIISEFKSAKVLLKPASPGTGIIAGHATRAILEFAGVRDALTKCLSSRNVKNIAEATMLGLKSLKDVNEVARLRDLSVEELLKKR; translated from the coding sequence CTGAAAGATAAAATCAACCCTGATGAACATGAATTTGAGGAACGCATGATTACCATCAATCGTGTGATGCGAGTTGGTAAGGGACGACGCACGCCCAGTTTTAACTCACTCACGGTTGTTGGGAATCGTGATGGTATTGTTGGTATCGGATTCGGTAGCGCGAGCGAAGTCGCTGGTGCGCTCCGAAAAAGTTTTGCAGATGCCCGAAAAAATCTGATTCGGGTTCCAATTACCAACGGTACGCTTCCACATGAGATCATCAGCGAATTTAAATCCGCCAAAGTCTTGCTAAAACCAGCAAGTCCTGGGACAGGCATCATCGCAGGACACGCGACGCGTGCTATCCTTGAATTCGCAGGCGTTCGAGACGCGCTCACAAAATGCCTTTCCTCTCGGAACGTGAAAAATATCGCTGAAGCTACCATGCTTGGCTTAAAGAGCCTCAAAGACGTTAATGAAGTCGCTCGGTTGCGAGACCTTTCTGTTGAAGAACTGCTCAAGAAACGCTAA
- the rplO gene encoding 50S ribosomal protein L15 codes for MKLNELKPAPGAKRSRKRVGRGNASGWGGTSGRGHKGQKSRSGASIPAWFEGGQMPLVRRLPKRGPRRTGHKRLEYDVINVETLNIFEDAAIITPDVLREAGIIKGKNALIKILGDGELEKQLKVQAHRFSKSAIQKIESKGGTTEVLGMTANTNDSA; via the coding sequence ATGAAATTGAATGAACTTAAACCTGCCCCGGGCGCGAAGCGCTCAAGAAAGCGGGTCGGGAGAGGTAACGCTTCAGGCTGGGGCGGCACCAGTGGACGTGGGCACAAGGGTCAAAAATCCCGATCTGGTGCTTCAATTCCGGCATGGTTTGAAGGTGGACAGATGCCATTGGTTCGACGGCTCCCGAAGCGAGGACCGCGGCGCACCGGACATAAACGATTGGAATACGATGTCATCAACGTTGAAACCCTTAACATTTTTGAAGATGCCGCAATTATCACCCCTGATGTCCTTCGCGAAGCAGGAATAATCAAAGGGAAAAACGCCCTGATAAAGATACTTGGCGACGGTGAGCTCGAAAAACAGTTGAAAGTCCAAGCACATCGCTTTTCAAAATCTGCGATCCAGAAAATTGAATCCAAAGGTGGCACGACCGAGGTCCTCGGGATGACTGCGAACACTAACGACTCTGCTTAA